A stretch of Pseudoprevotella muciniphila DNA encodes these proteins:
- the ndk gene encoding nucleoside-diphosphate kinase codes for MALERTLVLLKPCTVQRALIGEIISIFEKKGLHIVGLKMMQLTDELLSEHYAHLSEKPFFQRVKNAMMVCPVIAMCLEGVDAIEVVRTLAGPTNGRTAPAGTIRGNYSMSFQENIVHASDGPETAAAEIKRFFKPEELYEWTSNNMSATYACDEY; via the coding sequence ATGGCATTAGAAAGAACATTGGTACTCCTCAAGCCTTGCACCGTGCAGCGTGCACTTATCGGCGAGATTATCAGTATTTTCGAAAAGAAAGGTCTTCACATCGTCGGTCTGAAGATGATGCAACTGACTGATGAACTGCTCAGTGAGCATTATGCACATTTGTCCGAAAAGCCCTTCTTTCAAAGGGTAAAAAACGCGATGATGGTTTGCCCCGTCATTGCTATGTGCCTTGAGGGCGTTGATGCCATCGAAGTAGTCAGGACACTTGCAGGTCCCACAAATGGTAGGACAGCACCCGCAGGAACCATCCGCGGCAACTACAGCATGTCGTTCCAGGAAAACATCGTCCACGCAAGCGACGGCCCCGAGACGGCTGCAGCAGAAATCAAACGTTTCTTCAAACCTGAGGAACTGTACGAATGGACATCGAACAATATGTCTGCCACATACGCGTGCGATGAATATTGA
- a CDS encoding Fur family transcriptional regulator — translation MKKQADIEERLNERGIKPTAMRILILRTMLEQPCALSVADLEDVLVTVDKSTIFRTLTMFLQHHLVHAVDDGSGKLKYAVCRNDCHCGEEDCELSDFHIHFYCEHCRHTYCLRSESVPAVNLPEGFVSHSANYVVKGLCPSCSKT, via the coding sequence ATGAAGAAACAGGCAGATATAGAAGAACGGTTGAACGAAAGGGGCATCAAACCTACGGCGATGCGGATTTTGATATTACGCACGATGTTGGAGCAGCCTTGCGCCTTGTCTGTGGCTGACTTGGAGGACGTGTTGGTAACGGTTGACAAGTCCACAATCTTCAGGACACTGACCATGTTCCTGCAGCACCACCTGGTACATGCCGTTGATGATGGCAGCGGCAAGTTGAAATATGCCGTTTGCAGAAACGACTGCCACTGCGGAGAGGAAGACTGCGAACTTTCCGACTTCCACATCCATTTCTATTGCGAACACTGCCGGCACACCTACTGCCTGAGGAGCGAATCGGTACCGGCGGTAAATTTGCCGGAAGGATTTGTCAGTCATAGCGCCAACTATGTGGTAAAAGGACTCTGCCCTTCTTGCTCAAAGACATAA